The nucleotide sequence GAGAGTGAGAATCCAGCATGCGATTGACCACCAAAGGACGCTACGCCGTAACTGCCATGTTGGATCTGGCGCTGCATGCGAGCCAGGGGCCGGTTGCCCTTGCTGATATTTCCGAACGTCAGGGTATTTCACTCTCCTATCTGGAGCAGCTGTTCTCTCGTCTGCGCAGAAACGAGCTGGTATGCAGCGTGCGCGGGCCGGGTGGGGGATACCGCCTCAGTCGTGACAGTCAGGCTATTTATGTGGCTCAGGTGATTGATGCGGTGAATGAATCGGTTGACGCAACCCGCTGTCATGGCGATGGCGGATGTCAGCAGGGTGCCAAGTGTCTGACGCACCATCTGTGGCATGACCTGAGTAAACAGATTCACGAGTTTCTTGGCAATATCAGTCTGGCTGATCTTGTCGCAAAAAGAGAAGTTCAAAATGTCGCTGTTCGTCAGGACGAACAGCAGAGCCAGGACAACAAGAGTGTGATTAACAGCCTGCTTTAATGCTGTTGCTCACAGGGATAATACGACAGCCTTGAGCGTGTAAAACGCCTCGAGCGTTTAAAGCACTTGGAGCGTGTAAAACGCCTGGAGATGTATGGGATGAAACTACCAATTTACCTTGATTACTCTGCAACGACACCGGTCGATCCTCGTGTCGCCGAAAAAATGAGCCAGTGTCTGGTTGCTGAAGGTAACTTCGGCAACCCTGCGTCTCGTTCGCATGTGTTCGGCTGGAAGGCTGAGGAAGCTGTAGAAGATGCCCGCCGTAATGTGGCAGACCTGCTGGGCGCTGATCCCCGCGAAATTGTCTGGACTTCCGGTGCCACCGAGTCTGACAATCTGGCGATTAAAGGTGTGGCACACTTTTATGCCAAAAAAGGCAAGCACATTATTACCTCCAGAATTGAACATAAGGCGGTACTCGATACCTGTCGTCAACTGGAGCGGGAAGGTTACGAAGTGACCTATCTTGATCCGGATTCAGACGGCATCATCACGCCGGAAATGGTGGAATCCGCCCTTCGTGATGACACAATTCTGGTTAGTCTGATGCACGTCAATAATGAGATTGGCGTAATCAACGATATTGCGGCTATTGGTGAAATCACCCGAGCCCGTAAGGTTCTGTTTCATGTGGATGCTGCCCAGAGTGTGGGCAAAATTCTTCTGGACATGAACACTATGAAAGTTGACCTGCTTTCCATTTCTGCGCACAAAATGTACGGACCCAAAGGCATTGGGGCTCTGTATGTGCGTCGTAAGCCCCGTGTACGTCTGGAAGCCCAGATTCACGGTGGTGGTCACGAGCGTGGCATGCGTTCCGGTACTCTGCCAACGCATCAGATTGTTGGTCTGGGCGAAGCCTGTCGTATTGCTAAAGAAGAAATGGCAATCGACCATGAGCACTGCCTGAGTCTGCGTCAGCGTTTCCTGAACCACTTTGAAGGTATGGAAGAAGTGCATGTGAACGGCTGCCTTGAGCAACGTGTTGCCGGTAACCTGAACGTCAGTTTTGCTTTTGTGGAAGGCGAATCCCTGATCATGGCTCTGAAGGATGTTGCGGTTTCCTCCGGTTCTGCCTGCACCTCTGCCAGTCTGGAACCTTCTTATGTGCTACGTGCGCTGGGACTGGATGACGAGCTGGCACATAGCTCCCTGCGTTTCAGCTTCGGTCGTTTCTCGACGCCCGAGGAAGTGGATTATGCTGCTACCCAGGTGAAGGATGCCGTGGTTAAGCTGCGTGAGCTGTCGCCTCTGTGGGACATGTACAAGGATGGCGTTGACCTGAAATCCGTGCAGTGGGTTGCACACTAAGTGAATTTTGGTGCCGGTTCCGGACTCTGTAAACACTGAGAACGGCACTATCGCAGAATAGGGTGGGAGGATAGAACCATGGCTTACAGTAAAAAGGTGGAAGACCATTACGAGAACCCTCGTAATGTCGGTAAACTCGACGCCGGTGCGGAAAACGTCGGTACTGGCATGGTCGGCGCACCAGCCTGTGGTGACGTTATGCGCCTTCAGATTCAGGTAAGTGATGAAGGGGTGATTGAAGATGCCCGCTTCAAAACTTACGGCTGTGGTGCCGCTATTGCCTCCAGCTCTCTGGCGACAGAGTGGATGAAAGGCAAAACGCTGGACGAGGCGTCCGAGATCAAGAACACCGATATCGCAGAAGAGCTGGCGTTGCCGCCAGTTAAAATTCACTGCTCTGTTCTGGCTGAAGACGCTATCAAGGCGGCAGTGGATGATTATCGTAGTAAACATGACGGTGAATCCGCAGCCTGATTCACCGCAGTGACAGGGGGAACCTGTCGCGGTCAATTTTAGTTGGAGTATTTCATGGCGATCACTATGACCGCTGCCGCAGCAAGGCATATCAGGGATCAGTTGGAAAAGCGTGGTAAAGGCGTTGGCATCAAGGTGGCCGTTCGTACGTCTGGCTGTTCCGGTATGGCTTATGTGCTGGAATTTGTGGATGTTAAGGTCGATGAAGACAGCGTATTTGTCAGTCACGACCTGGAAATTCATTCTGACCCCAAAAGTCTGGTGTACCTGGACGGCACCGAACTGGACTTTGTGAAACAAGGCCTGAACGAAGGTTTCCAGTTTAATAACCCTAATGTCGCCAGTGAGTGCGGCTGCGGTGAAAGCTTCAACGTTTGATTTTATAGTAAGCCCGACCTCTCTCAGGTCGGGCTTTTTACGTTCTGCCCTTCTAAATGGTTACCACTTCCGGATAGCACCTTTATCGCCATTCCCGAAGTCACTTGGAACAAGCATCACCGTGGTTGATATAACGAAAAACTATTTTGAGCTGTTTCAGCTTCCTGTCTCCTGCCAGGTTGATCTGTCGCTGCTGGCCGAGCGGTATCGTGAGCTTCAGAAAACCGTGCATCCTGATCGTTTTGCCGGGGCGGATGATCGTCAGCAACGGCTTGCTATTCAGTACGCTGCCTATGTCAACGAAGGCTATGAAACGCTGAAATCGTCCATGGCAAGGTCGCTGTACCTGCTGGAACTGGCTGGTTGCAAAGTTGACCTTGAAACGAATACGGTGATGGACCCGGTATTTCTGATGGAGCAGATGGAGTTGCGTGAAGCCATGTCTGAAGTGCGTGACCATGCTGATCCGGAAGCAGAACTGGAACGGATGGTTGACGAAGTAGACGAAGGGATTGAAGCCCTGTTTGGTACCTATGAACAGCTGTGGCTGATCGCCAGTGAAGAAGGCACTGAAGCGCCCGCCAGAGAGGATGCGCTGAAAAAAGCCCGGGATACTGTACGAAAGATGCAGTTCATGGTTAAGCTTGCGGCTGAACTGGAACAGCTGGAGTCAGAGCTGTTAGATAGTTAAAAAGCCAGTTGTAAAGATAAGGCAATATAATGGCATTACTACAGATTTCCGAGCCGGGGCAAGCGCCTGAGCCGCACCAGAGTAAGCGGGCGGTGGGTATTGACCTGGGTACGACCAACTCCCTGGTGGCGTCGGTGCGTTCTGGCAACGCAGATACTCTGCCTGATCATCAGGGTGAGCATATACTGCCTTCTGTCGTTCATTACGGGGAGCAGGGCGTTACTGTTGGTCAACAGGCCGAACAGCATATGGTCAGTGATGCGCTGGACACAATTGTTTCCGTCAAGCGTCTGATGGGGCGGGGCTTAAATGATCTTTTCACTCTGGGGGGGGTTATGCCTTACCGGTTTGTGGAGTCTGAAAGTCAGATGCCTCTGATTGAAACCCGCCGAGGTTCGGTCAGTCCGGTAGAGGTGTCAGCTGAAATTCTGCGTTCCCTGGCAGGACGTGCCACTGAATCGCTGGGGGGAGAGCTGGATGGGGCTGTGATCACCGTGCCAGCGTATTTTGATGAATCCCAGCGTCAGGCCACCAAAGATGCTGCAAAATTGGCAGGTCTTAACGTTTACCGTCTGCTGAATGAGCCTACTGCGGCAGCTGTCGCCTATGGTCTGGACCAGGGGGGTGAAGGGCTGATAGCGGTTTACGACCTTGGTGGTGGTACCTTTGATATTTCTATCCTGCGTTTGCAGAAAGGTGTGTTTGAAGTACTGGCCACCGGCGGTGATACAGCCCTTGGCGGTGATGACTTCGACAGGGCGGTCGCTTGCTGGGTGCTGGCGCAGGCGGGTGTTGATGAATCTTCCCTGAATAATGAACAGCATCGTCAAATCATGCTGGAAGGTCGTCGTGCCAAGGAAGCCCTGACAGATCACGACAGTGTTGATGTGTCGTTTGGTAACTGGTCCGGCAAGTTGACCACCGGGCAGTTTAACGAGCTGGCAGATAAGCTGATTGACCAAACTCTGCGAGCGTTCAAGCGCGCTTTGCGGGATGCGGGTTATAAGGCAAAAGATATTGAAGCGGTGGTGATGGTCGGCGGCTCAACCCGTATGCCAAGAGTGCGCTCCCGTATTGCTGATTTTGCGAAAAAGCAACCTCTGACGTCTATTGACCCGGATCGCGTTGTAGCGGTAGGGGCAGCCTTGCAGGCTGATGTGCTGGCGGGTAACAAATCTGGCGACGATATGTTGCTGCTGGATGTTATTCCGCTGTCTCTTGGTCTGGAAACCATGGGTGGGCTGATGGAGAAGGTGGTTCATCGCAATACCACCATTCCCGTTGCCAGAGCGCAGGAATTCACCACCTATAAAGATGGTCAGACGGCTATGGCTATCAACGTCTTTCAGGGTGAGCGGGAGTTGATCAGGGATAATCGTTCCCTGGCGCGCTTTGAGCTGCGTGGTATTCCGCCGCTGCCAGCGGGTGGTGCTAAAATCCGTGTCACTTTTCAGGTGGATGCGGACGGATTACTGGGGGTGTCGGCTGAAGAAATGTCTACCGGCGTCAAGAGCAGTATTCAGGTGAAGCCTTCCTACGGTCTGACTGACGATGAGATTGCCCGTATGCTCAGAGATTCATACTCTCATGCTGTCGATGATCGCAACAGTCGTCGTCTGCTGGAGCAGCAGGTTGAAGCGGATCGGTTGTTGGAGGCTCTGGTAGCCGCCATGCAGGCTGATGGTGAAGCTTTGCTGAGTCAGGAGGAGTTCCAGTCTGTTCTGGCGGATATGGAACAGTTAACAGCGACCCGTCAGGGAGAGGATGCTGACGCTATCGCCCGTGAGATTGAACGGGTCAGCAAGGCGACGGAAGAATTTGCCGCTCGTCGTATGAATCAGGGTATCCGCAAGGCCCTGGCCGGCCATAGTATTGATGACTTTGAGGAGTCCTGATTATGCCTCAAATTGTATTTTTGCCCCACGAGGACCTGTGTCCCGAAGGTGCCGTGATTGAAGCTGAACCCGGTGTATCGGTGCTGGATGCTGCTCTTCAGAACGACATCGAGATTGAACATGCCTGTGAAAAATCCTGCGCCTGCACAACCTGCCACGTCATTGTGCGGGAGGGATTTGATAGTCTGGAAGAATCTGACGAGCTGGAAGACGACCTGCTGGACAAGGCCTGGGGTCTGGAACCTGAGTCTCGCCTGAGCTGTCAGGCCGTAGTGGCCGATGAAGACCTGGTGGTTGAGATTCCCAAGTACACCATTAATCAGGTTTCAGAGCGTCATTAAGAGACGCTCTTTCATAGCTGTTTAGCGTTGGGGGAGGTTTTATGAGTCTGAAGTGGACCGATAGTTACGATATTGCCATTGAGTTGTCGGAAGCTTATCCGGATACCGATCCGAAGTTCGTCAACTTTGTTGACCTGCGCAACTGGGTTCTGGCACTGGAAGGTTTTGATGATGATCCGGAACATTGTGGCGAGAAGGTTCTTGAGGCCATCCAGATGGCATGGATTGACGAAGTCAGTTGAAGGCAGTTGTCTTCTATAAACTGCTGTAAAAATAGAAGACCTTGCAGGTATTTTCTGTAAGGTCTTTTTTTTTCAGCATTGCTCACCGGTTACGCCAGTAGCGATCTCCCGGTTGCCAGTGGATCAGGTCTTCCGGGTGAAATAATGCTCTGTGAGGTTTGAGCAGTGGGAGTTGCTGCCATTGCCTGACGCCTGTGGGCATCTGTGCATCAAACCACTGCCCGGAAAAATGAATAAAAGCGTGGGGAATCAGGCGACGGACATAAAATAGTTGCGCTGCCGGACAACATTGAATCGCCTGTCTTGCCCAGTCGTAGCAGTAGCCGCTGTTAATATCTGTCCAAGGTATACGCCATCTCTGGCATATCTGCCGGGTCACTCCATGAAAGACCATCCTGGCTGCCTTTTTAAAATTATTATTGGAATTTACGTTTTTGTTGTTGTGATTATGCAGGCTCTGGTCAGATATAAAAAGTCAGTTGTCTCTGTGGTATCGTCACTATCTGCTATGCTGATTGCTCAAACAAAAACCACTTACTCAAGGAGTGTTGTATGAGTGCCGTAGCTGAGTCGAATGATCCTGATCATACACTTAATACTCTGACGGATTTGATCAGAATTGTTGGTGAAACCCGATCTGACGTTAAGGTTATTGACCGCAAGGTTGACTGTAATCAACAAGAAAATCGTGAACGTTTTGACCGGCTTGAGCAAAAGCTCGATTCAAGTGTTGATCGGCTTGATTCTCGTATAGACCAGCTGGAGCATAAACTCGATTCTCGTATAGACAAGCTGGAGCATAAGCTCGATTCTCGTATAGACAAGCTGGAACTACTTATCCGTCAACTTCACCCTAATGCTAACAATTAACAGCCGCCTGACAACATGCATATATTGAATGCCCAGAAAGAAATGTGAGAGAGTCAAAGACTCTCTCACAGGTCGGTCAGCGTTGGAGTTCTGCTTTTGCATCAATGTTGTATGGCAGAGGCGCAACAGTGAAGTTGATGTCATTGTCAGGCAGTTGTACATCACTGGTTTCAGCGGCTTCTACCCGTATAACGGCAAGCAGTTCGGTCTGGTTGGCATCGGTCGGTGTGACTGCATACAACACTTCACCAATGGTTTTACCCGCTGTATTGGTCAGTTTGGTATTAGGAGGTAACTCAACGGCTGAATCGGTAGTCAAGTGGTAACAGCGGCTTTTTAATTGCCCCAGATTTTGCATGCGGGCAACAATTTCCTGCCCTGTATAGCACCCTTTGCGAAAGCTGACCGCATTCAGGGTGGGTAGATTCAGATGTTGTGGAATGTATTGCTCAGCCGCTTCAGGCAATAGTTCAGGGATAACCGCTTCGATATCCAGCAGACGCCAGTGAGACTGGGAGACTGGCAGAAAATTCTGTTTCAGCTTATTCCACCAGGTAGGCAGCTGGTCAGCTGGCAGCCAGAGTTCATAGCGTTCACAGCTGCCGGGAACGGCCAGCAACCAGACACTTTCTTCAACCTGCATGGCCGAAGCATCCTCTGGGGTATTGCCAAACAGCGTCTGAAGTGTGCCTTTAATATTGGAGCCTGATAACCCCAGAGCGACCAGGGAGGTATCAATAGTCTGTTCTGATTTGAAAAACACTGCATATTTGCCAAGTGTCGTTTGAGTAGCGTCCAGAAGTCCTTTGTGCATCGACAGCAGGAAGCCGTTTTCGGAATGGAGCAGGCGAAACGCGCTGTACATTCTGCCTTTGGGGGTGCATGCGGTACTCAGATGATGTTGGGCAGGTTCCAGTCTGTCAAGATTGTTGCTCAGTTGTCCCTGCAGGAATCGCTGACTGTCTGGGCCGCTGACGCTGAGAAAGCCACGATCAGTCAGCAGGCTC is from Endozoicomonas gorgoniicola and encodes:
- the iscR gene encoding Fe-S cluster assembly transcriptional regulator IscR gives rise to the protein MRLTTKGRYAVTAMLDLALHASQGPVALADISERQGISLSYLEQLFSRLRRNELVCSVRGPGGGYRLSRDSQAIYVAQVIDAVNESVDATRCHGDGGCQQGAKCLTHHLWHDLSKQIHEFLGNISLADLVAKREVQNVAVRQDEQQSQDNKSVINSLL
- a CDS encoding IscS subfamily cysteine desulfurase; this translates as MKLPIYLDYSATTPVDPRVAEKMSQCLVAEGNFGNPASRSHVFGWKAEEAVEDARRNVADLLGADPREIVWTSGATESDNLAIKGVAHFYAKKGKHIITSRIEHKAVLDTCRQLEREGYEVTYLDPDSDGIITPEMVESALRDDTILVSLMHVNNEIGVINDIAAIGEITRARKVLFHVDAAQSVGKILLDMNTMKVDLLSISAHKMYGPKGIGALYVRRKPRVRLEAQIHGGGHERGMRSGTLPTHQIVGLGEACRIAKEEMAIDHEHCLSLRQRFLNHFEGMEEVHVNGCLEQRVAGNLNVSFAFVEGESLIMALKDVAVSSGSACTSASLEPSYVLRALGLDDELAHSSLRFSFGRFSTPEEVDYAATQVKDAVVKLRELSPLWDMYKDGVDLKSVQWVAH
- the iscU gene encoding Fe-S cluster assembly scaffold IscU, giving the protein MAYSKKVEDHYENPRNVGKLDAGAENVGTGMVGAPACGDVMRLQIQVSDEGVIEDARFKTYGCGAAIASSSLATEWMKGKTLDEASEIKNTDIAEELALPPVKIHCSVLAEDAIKAAVDDYRSKHDGESAA
- the iscA gene encoding iron-sulfur cluster assembly protein IscA; translated protein: MAITMTAAAARHIRDQLEKRGKGVGIKVAVRTSGCSGMAYVLEFVDVKVDEDSVFVSHDLEIHSDPKSLVYLDGTELDFVKQGLNEGFQFNNPNVASECGCGESFNV
- the hscB gene encoding Fe-S protein assembly co-chaperone HscB, with amino-acid sequence MVDITKNYFELFQLPVSCQVDLSLLAERYRELQKTVHPDRFAGADDRQQRLAIQYAAYVNEGYETLKSSMARSLYLLELAGCKVDLETNTVMDPVFLMEQMELREAMSEVRDHADPEAELERMVDEVDEGIEALFGTYEQLWLIASEEGTEAPAREDALKKARDTVRKMQFMVKLAAELEQLESELLDS
- the hscA gene encoding Fe-S protein assembly chaperone HscA, producing MALLQISEPGQAPEPHQSKRAVGIDLGTTNSLVASVRSGNADTLPDHQGEHILPSVVHYGEQGVTVGQQAEQHMVSDALDTIVSVKRLMGRGLNDLFTLGGVMPYRFVESESQMPLIETRRGSVSPVEVSAEILRSLAGRATESLGGELDGAVITVPAYFDESQRQATKDAAKLAGLNVYRLLNEPTAAAVAYGLDQGGEGLIAVYDLGGGTFDISILRLQKGVFEVLATGGDTALGGDDFDRAVACWVLAQAGVDESSLNNEQHRQIMLEGRRAKEALTDHDSVDVSFGNWSGKLTTGQFNELADKLIDQTLRAFKRALRDAGYKAKDIEAVVMVGGSTRMPRVRSRIADFAKKQPLTSIDPDRVVAVGAALQADVLAGNKSGDDMLLLDVIPLSLGLETMGGLMEKVVHRNTTIPVARAQEFTTYKDGQTAMAINVFQGERELIRDNRSLARFELRGIPPLPAGGAKIRVTFQVDADGLLGVSAEEMSTGVKSSIQVKPSYGLTDDEIARMLRDSYSHAVDDRNSRRLLEQQVEADRLLEALVAAMQADGEALLSQEEFQSVLADMEQLTATRQGEDADAIAREIERVSKATEEFAARRMNQGIRKALAGHSIDDFEES
- the fdx gene encoding ISC system 2Fe-2S type ferredoxin, whose amino-acid sequence is MPQIVFLPHEDLCPEGAVIEAEPGVSVLDAALQNDIEIEHACEKSCACTTCHVIVREGFDSLEESDELEDDLLDKAWGLEPESRLSCQAVVADEDLVVEIPKYTINQVSERH
- the iscX gene encoding Fe-S cluster assembly protein IscX, which codes for MSLKWTDSYDIAIELSEAYPDTDPKFVNFVDLRNWVLALEGFDDDPEHCGEKVLEAIQMAWIDEVS
- the ygfZ gene encoding CAF17-like 4Fe-4S cluster assembly/insertion protein YgfZ, coding for MSNDHASLFAPFLEQVSHASLADRHQSAMSLLTDRGFLSVSGPDSQRFLQGQLSNNLDRLEPAQHHLSTACTPKGRMYSAFRLLHSENGFLLSMHKGLLDATQTTLGKYAVFFKSEQTIDTSLVALGLSGSNIKGTLQTLFGNTPEDASAMQVEESVWLLAVPGSCERYELWLPADQLPTWWNKLKQNFLPVSQSHWRLLDIEAVIPELLPEAAEQYIPQHLNLPTLNAVSFRKGCYTGQEIVARMQNLGQLKSRCYHLTTDSAVELPPNTKLTNTAGKTIGEVLYAVTPTDANQTELLAVIRVEAAETSDVQLPDNDINFTVAPLPYNIDAKAELQR